The stretch of DNA TAACAATTTTTATTCATTCAAACatggtgaacatttttaaaataaatGGTAAGCATTTTTTAATATATGATTATTATTTTAATATATAAAGAATAGTTTTGTATATCTATGAACATTTTGAAATATATAATGTAATTGTTTAATGTGTATTTTATTTTAATAGTAGTTTTTTAGGTATTTAGCACCATAAAAAGAATTCAACAActgaaaaggaaaaaaaagactGCACGTTGTTTTGGCAGCTGAGTTATTGGCCTGTGTAGGCCACTACAGGGAGAATGGAGCAAAATTGACACACAAAATTGAGAGTAAAATACGGAAGTGCTAGGCGTCGGCCCGTGGATAATAAGAAAAGATCCACCGCCTCTCcagccattggatggacatgGTAATGGTCATCCGATCTATCCACGTGAACAACCACTCATTGCAATAAAAGTGGTGTTGCAGGAGGCCCCCTGCAACAAGGGTGCTGTTGCGGAATTTTTTTACAACAAATGTCGTGTTGCAATTTTTTTTCTCAGTCACCTTTTTGCAACAAAGATCGTGTTGCAATTTTTTTGTAACAAAGGTCATGTTGCAGATTTTTTTTTTAATAGTGGTCTTGTTGCAAATTTGTTCTTCTTCACCTTTTTGCAACGGGgatcatgttgcagaattttttGCAACAAAGGGCCATTTGCAGAAATATTTTGTTTGGGACACGTGTTGTTCATAGAAAGCGGATGATGCGTTTGAGTTTTCCGCCGGCTGGACCTAAGATCTTCCCGTAAAATATGGCATGTAAAAGGTGGAATTCAATCCTATTATTTTCTTTTTTTACTAGTTTTATTGGAGATTTAAGAAAATAAATTGAACACACACACGAGTGGTTGACTGAAGTGCATGCATTTTGCATTACCACGCAGCTTATTCGGACACAGAATATCCACCGGTCGTCGTGTACTCAGAAGCTAATGGAGTAGGCCGGCGACTTGTCCGGATTGAACAGCCCAAAGTGGTTCTCTGTCGGTTCCCCTGTCTTCAGGTTCTCGTTGAACATGGCGAACACGTACGTCTCCAACGGCCCGGGCCTCTTGGGCGTGCCATTGCCGACATGTTTGATCAATCCCTGGTTGTATGCCTGCGCGTTCTGCATCGTCGCCCCAAAGCCACTAGCCGACGGCCATCCGCTCTCGGACACGACGACCTTCACCCCCGGTTTGTTGGCGTCCTCCAGCGCGGCATAGATGGAGTCGACCATGGCGTAGAAGAGGTTGGTGTAGGTCAGGCCGTTGCCGTCGTCGTTCACGGTGGTGCCCGGCATGAAGGTGGCGTAGTTGAGCTTGATGTTCTGCGGGTCGCCCTTGTAGGCGAAGTAGGGGTACACGTTGGCCAGCAGCGGCGCGCCGGTGCTCGCCAGGAAGTCCACGATGGGCCCCATGTAGTCAAGGTCCGCGAACACGCCGTTGGAGGGCGGGTAGGTGTCGATGACCACGTCGAACCGCAACGACGTGGACACCTTGACGCTGCCGCCGAGGCCGGCGGCCACGAGCGCCGCCTGTACGTTCTTCATGGCCGGGAGGATGGTCTTCTGGCCGGCGCTGTCCATGACCTCGTTGCCCACGGCGATGTAGCGGAAGGAGACGCCCGGGTAGGGCTGGACGTTGGCCTTGACCCAGGCGGGCGCGGCGGAGGGGTCGTTGGCGAGGCTGGTTAGCGCGCCGTTGCCGACGTCCATGAGGAGGCCGATGCCCGTGCCGCTGAGCGCCTTGAGGACGTTGCTCTCCGGCTCGTAGATCCGCATGGCGTTGATGCCCTTGGATTTGTAGAGCTTAACGACATCGCTGGGCGCCGGCAGGTTGTTGCCGATCACGCCGTTGCAGACGCCGATAGACTGCGCTGAAAAGATTAATGTGCGGCAAGAGCTAGTAATGAGTTTGATTTCTTGTGTACGTCAAAAATACAATAATGAAGCAATTAGCAATATCTGATTCCTGGCATAAATGTTTAGTTATCGTCGGATTAGCTGCCCGGTAAGCACTGCACCCTTTTATGCTCTATAAATATATTTTCATGTATGATTACAACAAAATGCATAGATGTATAGATGCATCTTAAACAATCATGGATATAGTACCTGCTGGAAATGCTGCGAGGGCAACAAGGACGACCAGCGCCTGCACGGCAAGCATGGGAGCAACCCCTTGCTTCGCCATCGACGATCTTAGCTTGGTGTGTATGTGTTGCAACGAAATGCAGTGTATGTATTCTATACCAGGCACAGTCGTCACTTTATATGCAAATTCTCAGCACTGCTATCCCGCAGTTTGGCGCAAGCACACGTTCCGACGTTGGTTCCAGGTCCACCACCAGAGTTTCTTTATTTCTTACCCGTTTCCATTTTCCACCACTAGCATAGCGGCCTGCTGTACGTGCTAAGTGCCAAGCGCATGCGCAACTTGTTCGTTGGCCTGTGGAAACCGGTTGAACGGGGGTCACCATCGGTCCGGCCATATATCGATCGTTGTGGTGATTAATTGACTCAACCCGGCGGGGAGTGATGAGGTCGTCGACGACGTGCCGGTACCGGTCGCTTGCAGAGCTTGGCAATATACATACAGAGAGAGCCGCGCCATGGCTAGCTTGTCTGGCTCGTGGAATTTCCTCGGCGCGCTGACCGCTAACCTGGGCCGTCTCGGGGACTGATGGTGGCCTCGACTATGCGCACTTTGTTGCTTCCTCGAGCAAGTAACATCAACAAGGACTGAGAGTACGCTGCTTCCCCTAGCTCTCGCGACTAGGGTTTCCTTCCTCTGAGGCGACTCGTCCCCTCAATGTTTTACGTCCGATCCCGGCGACCCTCGCAGGGTTTCTCCCTGCACTACGTCGCCTCGTTCGGGATGGCTTCCTTCCGGCGACCCTCGCAGGGTTTCTCCCTGCACTACGTCGCCTCGTTCGGGATGGCCTCCTCCTCGGATGCGAACTCGGCGACCAACGATGGCGGTGGTAGGGGTGGTtatggtggcggcggcggtgcaacTGCAGATCCCGATCTGGAAAACTTCTTCGACCAGTTGGATCTCAATGAGGAAGAATTTGATGATGTGGAGATTGATGATGACGAC from Triticum urartu cultivar G1812 chromosome 3, Tu2.1, whole genome shotgun sequence encodes:
- the LOC125546010 gene encoding glucan endo-1,3-beta-glucosidase GIII-like, giving the protein MAKQGVAPMLAVQALVVLVALAAFPAAQSIGVCNGVIGNNLPAPSDVVKLYKSKGINAMRIYEPESNVLKALSGTGIGLLMDVGNGALTSLANDPSAAPAWVKANVQPYPGVSFRYIAVGNEVMDSAGQKTILPAMKNVQAALVAAGLGGSVKVSTSLRFDVVIDTYPPSNGVFADLDYMGPIVDFLASTGAPLLANVYPYFAYKGDPQNIKLNYATFMPGTTVNDDGNGLTYTNLFYAMVDSIYAALEDANKPGVKVVVSESGWPSASGFGATMQNAQAYNQGLIKHVGNGTPKRPGPLETYVFAMFNENLKTGEPTENHFGLFNPDKSPAYSISF